In Pangasianodon hypophthalmus isolate fPanHyp1 chromosome 5, fPanHyp1.pri, whole genome shotgun sequence, the DNA window GCAAAGAGATAGATACAACATTGGcatccagcaaaaaaaaaatatatatatatataactccAGAGAATGGTATACATGAAGTCCTATAAGTACATGAATGAGTTAAAGCTTTTGAATAAAATGGCAGTTTAGAAACAGCATTGTTTTGCTTGTGTAGATGTAACAGTATTGAACTAGTGAATGCTTACAAAGCCTGGATCCTTGTTGAGACAGGCTTCTACAAACTCTTTCAGCGGTTTGCTGTAGTTTCCTTCCAGAGTTGGCGGGTTGTTCTTTGGGATGAGGAATAAAACCTTCATGGGGTGCAGTTCAGAGTGGGGAGGCTCTCCCTTGGCCAACTCTATCGCAGTTATACCCAACGACCAGATATCTGCCTGAGGAACACAAGCACAGCACATAGTACATAAAACAGTTCACCAACACTTGTGTGCATTCCTGCTTTTATTCTAGTACATTAACTCTTACCCATGAGAAAGGACACTGAACAAGGATCAAACAAGACTGGTGCATGTGGATCATAAAATGTGATGTACACTGGAGGGCAGTTCAAAGCTCACACCTCCTTGCGTGACACGGTCCATATCAACTTGTAAAATGTTAGAGACTTCACAGCTACACTGGAACACATATTTATCATGGAGTGGCAGGGAGCTGTCACACAAACGCAAGCTCTTCTTAGCTTCTCTTTAAAAACACTGCTCAGTTGTCATAACCTGTGTCTCAAATCTCATAATATgaccataaataaaaaaaaatatatatatatttacccTGTCCTAATCAAGTATGGAATTCTAGCCATTTTGCATACACATACATCTAGGTTTGTGTACCTTTGTCACCTGACATCCCACCCTAAAAGACTTAATCAGACTTAATAATCAGGGCAAGATGAAGCACTATTTCTGCTCAAAAAGTGGGTGTGAGGGGGGTAACTTATTACTTGTGGACATTACTACCATGTAATAGCTGTTATGTTGTTTAGCAGAACTAAAGAGTAATCTCCACGTCAACCTCATTGCCAAAGCCGTCAGCAGGGATATCTCCTctgccaacaagtctagtcctccTTGTTACTAATTAGTATGTGGGAAATACCCTTCAAATTTACTTCAAATAGGacaggaagctattgaagaaaatcTATTACAGATATTTGACCTTGGCTTGTGGACCTGTTTGattcaattccaaaatctaatctactgattacaatgataattccagaTATAATCTACAAATATTCGACCCCTCATTCATGAGATACTGTGCTAACGAGAATCTCGGATGGACGGACAGAAGGACTGATAGAAGGATGGTCAGACCGATGGCAAAAATTGTAGATAGCCAGAAAATGGGTCTCAAGTTCCTGTCAAACCAAAAACATAATGCACCACCTAGTGGTGGAGGCATAAATAGGCACAGTGCAATTCAAAACAATACGAAGCTGCACACTGTTTACAGTGAAATTCAAACAGCAAAtgcaagaaggaaaaaaaaaaaaaactgaaatagaaTACTGTGGAATATATAAGGTGTAAAAAGTCTGGAAGAGAAACAGAACTCTCAAACCAAAGTAAATACTTCCTTCCTTAATAGTTGCAGAATGAAAAAACAAGTCTCTTACTTGATGTCACATGATCCACTAAGTCATCTCTTACATGAAATGAGTGCATCACACAACACTGTATGAACCGTGTTTCATAGACTGTTCAGAACAATAAGGAAGTTTAGTGTGAGTCACCACAGTAATGAAGTTTGGACATCATCTGAATTTAGAGTCACTCTGTCTTTGTCACACATACAGAAACAAGGAAATTGTATAACATTTCTGAAGAGATAAAGAAAGGCATATCTGATCACCTGGCCTTCTgtcacactcactacacactcaaaatGGCATTAACATTCCTACATCTGCATGTAGCTGGATTTATGTCTGATTTGGTCATGGGTTGTGATGAGTTCTGACCTTTGAATCGTAGGCTGACTGTTTTATGACCTCGGGTGCCATCCAGAATGGAGTGCCCACAAACGTGTTCCTCTTGATCTGAGTGTCTGTAAGCTGGCCTGCCACGCCGAAATCAGCCAGCTTCACATCACCCTGCTCTGACAGCAGCACATTAGCAGCTGTGGTggaacatacacacatgttAAACTTTAAGGTTTTATTCACAATACACATTCAAGATGAAATATATTCACAACATTATTAAAGTACCTTTAATGTCTCTGTgaattttcttttctgaatgCAAGTACTCGAGCCCCTTGAGAATTTCTCTCAGTATAGTAGCAATCTGGTACTCGTCCAGTGGCCCTGGCTCCAGCTGTGACAGAGGGGACAGTGTGATGGACCCTACATGTATAGGCACTCTGGTATACTCTACATGACTGCTCATTATGAACAGAGATAAAAAATTGTCATGATAAATTTTACATACTACTCACCAAATCTAATGCTGATCCTCCTCCTAAATACTCCATTATGATCCATAACTTTGTTCCCTGAaacagaaagagcaagagaacaACAGAAATTAGGACATAATGTTAGAACCCAGAAGCTGCTATGCCACAAGCAGACAATAACCCAAACCCACATCAGAGCTCACATGATCTGTGACCATAACCATATAGATGAGTTACAAAGAACAAGTGAGAGACATTCTAAGGCAGGAAGACAATTTGGAGGAATTTAGCTGACAGTCACTCCAGCTAGATAAAACATAGAAAAAGATGGCAAAGAATCAGCAGTTTAACAACTTCCCACATCTTCATGGAAAGGAATTACACTTAACTATGGATTGCATATGCTACAAGCTCTTATAGGGCAAAAATTAAATCCTTGCTGCATAGTGCTGCCAGTGACCACAGAGTTCAATcagacaggaaatgaaaaagcaGCCTCTGAGAGGAAATGATAAGCAACAATGaaaggcagaaaaagaaagcaggTCTGTTCTAGATAGATGTAAAGGTGTGTCAGACTCTCAGAGGCAGAAATGTGCAATGTGCAGCCTTTTCTTTTAATCAGAGGGGGAAGCTCTCTGTAACTCTGTGTGGAGGCAGTtgaatacagaaataataatgctaaataGGATGTTACCACTTGTCTTAAAGTGAACTTGAATATAAAATATCCACAGCGTACTGTTTTGTAGCCATGTTTAAGAGGTAaaggcacgcacacacacactattctctATTAGGAGCACCTTTacacattcatgaaattatccaatcagccattcatgtggcagcagcacaatacatacaatcatgcagattcaggttcagagcttcagttaatgttcacataaaacatcagaatggggagaaaaatgtaagtgactttgaccgtggcatggttgttagtgccagatgggctTGTTCAAGTATTTCACAACAGTAATGTTTTCAAATCTCATTATCACCCACTTttaaaggaattctgaccaatcctgcccacttcTGCTGTTATTATAGTTTGCACCTCCTGATGGTATTTTCTGACTaacttagttggttctatttctcaaaacataaacaaattagtcatttaaaccacagtgccCCATCCAGAATGAAGCATTTActaaagctgaatgaatgaaagcagtaAATGTGTCACACTGCACTGTGCAAGCACCCAATACACTCTcaatgtggtctttctttatcctgcaagcttcatatctgactgcccACTCCCAcctgcaaaataataaaaactgccCACTTCCATGACTTTTTTGACAGGGCCCACAGGATCCCAGTTCCGATGCCCACCGGGTGCTGCGGGAGGTGAGCATCCAGTCCTCCACAACTTACTGTAGGCTAGCATCTACTTTGGCATGTTTGTTTTGGAATGCCCATTTTTCATAAACCTATCAAAATCTGACCAAATGTGCAGTTTCACTCAGAAATGTCATGtcacagaagaaaaatgtgtttgacTTTCCATTTCACTCTGTCTTTAAATAGCAGCTTTAAAACATAATCTGTTTACACAGAAAATAACAATGGTTATATCATCTGAGAGAAGAGAAATGCCAATAGAGATAACTCCTGTTCTGACagtcttcagtgtgtgtgtatattttatttatttatatatatatatatatatatatatatatatatatatatatatatatatatatatatatatatatatatatatatatatatatattttttttttttttttcaaaaacaactTCTGGAACACAACAAAATTTGGGAACATAACAGATCATTATCATATTTATCAGCTTATCATATTTAAAGCAATGCTGAGAGCAACTTTGATTTACAACCAAAAAGAAACCAATGACAATCATATTTGGGCTTTTActtaagcaacacacacacaaacacacacacccatacacacacacacacacacaccatctgtaTCTAACTGATTGGGAGTCGGTTCAGTGAGTGGGAATGACTTGCTAAAAGAGCTTTGTTCTTCAGTCTAAAATAAGCTGTTTATGTATGTAGATATCCCCACATATGAAAGGGTGAACACACACTGTCCCGTTTCCAGCTATATCTGCATCATTCTAAACTTTTGTCTGACCACATTTCTATCTGTCGTATCCCTCTTCAGTGTCCACCCGGTAGTACAAGTCTTTCTGTTGTGCGTATGGTTTACAGTCTAGCATTTAGCGTGTTTGTCttctgagagagagaacttTTAAAATCAAACCCAATCAAAAAGAACATTCACTTCAACTTTGGGCTATCCTGTAGTATCTTTAAAATGGCACATGATGGTAATACACAGTAAGAGAATCAGCCTCAACATTTTTCTGTTCAGGCCAATATAAGAGACACATCATCTAACATTGTGCATAAGTGTGCTTTGactagtgatgatgatgataataataataataataataataataataataataatagtcaaaGCACACCTGTAAACAATGTGAGAAGATGTGTAAGGTGTACTTTGACTATTAGTGATGATGCACTTACCTTCAGATATGACCCATAATACTTTGTAACGAAGGGGCTGTCACATTGGCTCAGCACTGTGATCTCCTGCTGAATGTCCTCGATCTCGTCTTCTGCTTCCTCCAGATCAATGATCTTAATGGCCACGACCTTCTGTGTACGATTGTCTATTCCTTTAAACACCTCTCCAAATGAGCCTTTCCCGATCTTCTCCAGCTTAGTGAACAGCTCTTCTGGGTCGGTTTTAATATtctaaacaaagaaagaaaggaacattAGGACATGGTTAGCTTTAATTACACAAGCTTTTGCTAATTCCTTGATAACCAAATCCAAGTCATGTTTTGGGTCTAAGGTTGTACACCCCGGATTCCACCTTGCAATGCACATCAAGCTGTATATAAAATTAAGAAATTTTTTTATAGTCAACATTCTAGACACATGTGACATGAAGCTAACATGTAAAGAAGTAAACTACATGAAGATGACACCTCAGTTAAACCCACTGAAAACTTATAGAGTAACTCCACCAGGCTTTTTTCCCTTGTCACGGTCCCATAGAAAGACACTTCATGTCATTTACATGCCAGGAGAACATGAAGTCTTTCACATCTCAACTATTCGACAAAAGTATTGAGGCCTTCAACTGCAGGAGGCTGATAAGGACTTTATAAAGCCTAATGTGTTTGTGCCCATGACCAAACTTCACAGCAGCAAAGTCTTTGTTCTGTATAACACAGCCTGTGTTGTCTCTATTGTGAATTTACTTTCACTAGACATGTTGTGTTTAAACATGAGGTAATGGAGTTAAAGAAGTTCAAATCTTTATAACTACCTCTTTTTGAATAGATGCTCCTAACAAACATGATTTATACCCACTACACTTaccaaaaaattttattttattatgtacaaTGGAAACGCATTAATAATAACTTGATGGACTAAAGAAATTGCATagtatatatttacttattcatAGTAAGAAAGCACTGAAATGAAGTTCCACATtccagtgaatgaatgagtctCAGGTAGTGAAAACTGAGAGGTCTGAGCTGCACAAAACACAAAGATAATGGCAATGTTCACAGAGGGATTACTTTTCATTGTTTGCTGGTATATGTTAAAATCGAAAAAGAATTTTACTAGACACTCAATGGCAAAGCAGTTAGCTACTTATGGGTTCCGTGTGACATGTTCTGGGAAAGAAAGCAAACGACTGAAGtggaattaaaaaacaaataaataaaaaaattaaaaaacagctttaaaaagaCCAGAAACCTATTTCGCATTTGCAACAGgccaaaaatgacaaacaaatacACCAGTTACATTTGTAGTAGTTCACTACTTCTGAGTTACAGTATACCAGTAAAGTCCCATTAGTACTTGGCCTCTAACACTATATATTGATAAAAGCCTGTGACAAAGTACAAAAGCAGACGTCATAGTGCGTCACTCACATTGAGCCCTCGCTAAGGCCCTCAATAATTGTTTCAAAATACATCAGGAAAGGAACATTAATGTTGTTTCAAGTtagaaatgatcagaatcaAAAATAATGCTGGGTTTTCAGGACAttaatttttcatgaaattaaTTGGAGTTGCTTTGTACATACAGAGCCACAGTATGTATTTCCTCACACCTTCAATTACAGGTCAAGGACCCGACTGATGGCTTACAACACAGACCCAGAGTCTTTACAcattatatttggtttattcaTGTACCCAAAACATAACTGGGCATGTATTTGAACAGTAACAGTACAAAGGTGTGAACAGGATTAATTATCTGCAGGCCAGATAAATAAGATTTGATATAAATGGCACAgaccacacacaaaaaagcctGGAACATCTCTGTCACACAAACCAAACTCTATCTTACCGTTCCCACTTATCAGTCATTAACATGCCTCTAACAAGACtaggaaagtaaaaaaaaagaaatcagtttGTTACGACAAAGAGCAGAGATTTACCTTTTGCCAGACAGACTCCATTTGAGCTCTTTTCTTTCAGCTGAACATTACTCACACTGGCCCTGGCATTCAGGTGGAAACACTTTATGACAGTAAAACGGGGCGttgttcacacacacttatctagCATGTACGAGTGGACTATCTTATGGAATGGTGTTAAAGGGCCCAGCGGAGCCCTACACAGCTAATCACAGGGAAAATGCAAGATTTGCAGCCAGGATCTGGCAACAAGCTTTTATTTCAACAGTCCTGATCAGCAATGAGCTAGGGTACTCTTAATCTGGACATGTTTCATTCAGATTGTTCAGTGAGTTGAAATGAAGTGacatgtggccaagtatggtgacccatactcggaatttgtactctgcatttaacccatccaagtgcacacacacaccgtgaacacgcACCCGGtgcaatccctgccggacctgagactcaaacccacgaccttcaggttcaccttcgggttacaagtcgaAGTTGAATGTTGCTATGGCTGAATGGTGGAAATTAGTCATAAGGTTTTGAttaaaattgagtttttctgcctataataTACTCTGACATCTAGACATCTGACATTACAATAAGCATACTTTCCAAAAGATGTGGAAAGGTTTTATTTAGGCTACCTTTTAATCTCACCTTGGCTGTCTGCCTGCAAATCTCACACTGGCTATGGAGCCAGTTTACCAAACGTGGTAGATAAAATAGTCAGTCTGCTCAAGGATGTCTAAAACcctgctagctaagtgtgatgtCCTCACACACTGAGTGTCTTCTGTCAATCAAGTAATCAAGTCTTCTGTCACAGCCTTCTGTTCTAGTCCAAATCTTTAATCACTGAACCACCAACTtcttaggttataaatgtagcaTTAGACAGGACATGTTTAACCAGTAATCTTTAAATGTgaatatccttttttttcccccaatttcgGGGATAACCAGAACTACAAGTTTACTTGATTCATTTAGTGATTCATCGACTTTTCATACGTCCATTCGTTTATTACCCAGCAGACAGGAATCAGAGTGAATTGCATTCATGTTTATGACAGCAACTCTGTCTGTTATATCAATTCCCTTTAAAACAGAAAGTACATTTGATGATGAGAAAGAAACTATGACTAACTTTAGAGCcacaataaacaaatacaaatttgaATTTCAGGGTAAGATCACACACAACTGTTTTAGGAATACTGACACATGCTGTCAGAGATAATGACTAATTAAAAACAGCAGTCTGAAACCTGTCACAGCACCAGAATGGACAGCCAGGTGATAACTGAGTTGTGTGACTGAGACAAAGGACAGGAAGAAAAGTGCTGCTGTGATGGTAACCCACATAATGTTTACTCAGTCAGCTGCTTGTGCTTGAGTTTTCACCTCAAAGCCCTATCTGATCCGGCACCAGACCTGCAGGGCCATACCACAACCACTACTGACATAGTTTCTAATGCCAGGTCAAGCTCAGACTCTCATCACGATATAGACAGACTCTCATATGACAAGACAAGCATGACATGTTCTCAGGACTCACACACAACTCAGGATGTTCCAGGTCTGAATAGTAATGATGTCACTGTTACATATCAAGTGTGACTACTTTATGTAATAACACATAAACCAGAGCTGCTCTGATCGTAAATCATATGACTTACGTGAGACTATGTTCCTCTTAGGATGCTGACTGCAGAGGGCTGTGTGAATGAACCCAAATGCCcatggcttttttttgttgttgttgttgtttaataaaagaCTAAAGCCAAGACTCAATGCTGCTGTAGGTATATAGATGAAAACATGCCGAGCTGTAACCATTTCTGATAATACCGCGGTTTTGCTTTCATACTAGGTGATACAGCATTGTCACTAAACTAAACACATTCTGACTAAAAAGCGTAACCTCAATGACCTACTCGTCCTGGGTGAATGGGCTAGTACACCCTTGCCACAGAAGATAGACAAGTAATAACAAGGAAAAAAGGTCACTGCTTTCCCCATAGCCGTAAACACACCACTTTACAGTCGAAACAGTACTGGAAATTCTCTGCTGATAAACCTCCCACCACTACCTGTCAAAATAAAACGCTGTCTAAGGGAAACCTAAAACTAACCTCAtctcacatttttttcaaacattgtAAAGGAATGTTACGTTTGTCTACACTCAGATAGGATCTAAATAAAATAGGATCAAATTTTAGACTgtgtttattacattattaatcatttcattGTTGTTTGGATTTGAGTTCTCAAAACATGTCAGAAGGTTCCAACATGGGAATCCtcatagacagaaaaaaaactaggCCCTGGTTCTGTTTACCTGTCACAATCACTTGCTGtgttctcactcactttcagtagccactaatcctggtcagggtcacggtcaCGGAGTGTATCCCAGGAACACAGTGCGGGAGGCAGGGATACACCCTGGACGGGACGCAAGCAAACTTACCATGtcgcaaaataaaaaataaaaaaaacatgtggtcACATCCTAGTCACTAGACAGAAAGGGATGGGATTAAGAATTGATTCAGCAGTGTTCAGTCCTCCTTGCATGACTGTGTAAAAGGGCTCAAAGTAGGTTTGATCCCTGA includes these proteins:
- the stk24a gene encoding serine/threonine-protein kinase 24a isoform X1 codes for the protein MARHSPAQRGLPGIQNIKTDPEELFTKLEKIGKGSFGEVFKGIDNRTQKVVAIKIIDLEEAEDEIEDIQQEITVLSQCDSPFVTKYYGSYLKGTKLWIIMEYLGGGSALDLLEPGPLDEYQIATILREILKGLEYLHSEKKIHRDIKAANVLLSEQGDVKLADFGVAGQLTDTQIKRNTFVGTPFWMAPEVIKQSAYDSKADIWSLGITAIELAKGEPPHSELHPMKVLFLIPKNNPPTLEGNYSKPLKEFVEACLNKDPGFRPTAKELLKHKLIVRYAKKTSYLTELIDRYKRWKSEQSRDDSSSDESDSEQDGQASGGNDSGNDEWIFTIREKDPKKIQNGIMQPSALDHSEVQSSAQRPLSQSLSTIISPLFAELKQKGEASNGKPEAVEELREAIFLAEEACPGISDSMVTELVQRLQRFAVPRASSH
- the stk24a gene encoding serine/threonine-protein kinase 24a isoform X2; the encoded protein is MESVWQKNIKTDPEELFTKLEKIGKGSFGEVFKGIDNRTQKVVAIKIIDLEEAEDEIEDIQQEITVLSQCDSPFVTKYYGSYLKGTKLWIIMEYLGGGSALDLLEPGPLDEYQIATILREILKGLEYLHSEKKIHRDIKAANVLLSEQGDVKLADFGVAGQLTDTQIKRNTFVGTPFWMAPEVIKQSAYDSKADIWSLGITAIELAKGEPPHSELHPMKVLFLIPKNNPPTLEGNYSKPLKEFVEACLNKDPGFRPTAKELLKHKLIVRYAKKTSYLTELIDRYKRWKSEQSRDDSSSDESDSEQDGQASGGNDSGNDEWIFTIREKDPKKIQNGIMQPSALDHSEVQSSAQRPLSQSLSTIISPLFAELKQKGEASNGKPEAVEELREAIFLAEEACPGISDSMVTELVQRLQRFAVPRASSH